One window from the genome of Paraconexibacter algicola encodes:
- a CDS encoding Rieske (2Fe-2S) protein, which produces MSDWHRLEEVTDELHGRGIVPVHVGGRDVCLVLHDGEIHAFDDACPHRRWPLHLGTLDGPVLQCRAHTWEWDVRTGELQRMRAPECLVLHEARERDGAVEIRIADDAPPARELSELWRARHGAAGRS; this is translated from the coding sequence ATGAGCGACTGGCACCGCCTCGAGGAGGTCACCGACGAGCTGCACGGGCGCGGCATCGTGCCCGTGCACGTCGGCGGCCGCGACGTCTGCCTCGTCCTGCACGACGGCGAGATCCACGCGTTCGACGACGCCTGCCCGCACCGGCGCTGGCCGCTGCACCTCGGCACCCTCGACGGTCCCGTGCTGCAGTGCCGCGCGCACACGTGGGAGTGGGACGTGCGCACCGGGGAGCTGCAGCGCATGCGCGCCCCGGAGTGCCTCGTCCTCCACGAGGCACGCGAGCGCGACGGGGCGGTGGAGATCCGCATCGCCGACGACGCCCCGCCCGCACGCGAGCTGTCGGAGCTGTGGCGTGCACGCCACGGCGCGGCCGGGAGGAGCTGA
- a CDS encoding iron-containing redox enzyme family protein, which yields MSTPALTLDPMTVTSVVDEALRADGPCPLLDDPDRATALLHAGRELARRAFDQDDPAAADPAHRVLYALGAQAGWSPVDAPREREHDLTLLELRLVLERAFEAQLARVAPLPEDPPTTPQALRPWLVELALERDLFPGPSMGAYYREHATLDQLREVVAQRSLFFLKEPDPWSQVIPTLRGPAKAGLLDLLLDEYGWGRHDQMHSTVYARMMERLGLETTYDHYLPRTAWPFLAGLNYQAMIGRHRRLCRRMYGYVLLVEADSPGSMRNYLAAYARAGVTDPEILRFYELHVDADEGHADVALNEIVLPVVRDEPAAAPEIARGVVEGRYLHGLVSAHLHACFTAGRSSLVGEDA from the coding sequence ATGTCCACCCCTGCCCTGACCCTGGACCCGATGACCGTCACGTCCGTCGTCGACGAGGCGCTCCGGGCCGACGGACCGTGCCCGCTGCTCGACGACCCCGACCGGGCCACGGCCCTGCTGCACGCGGGACGGGAGCTCGCGCGACGCGCGTTCGACCAGGACGACCCCGCCGCCGCCGATCCCGCGCACCGCGTCCTCTACGCGCTCGGCGCCCAGGCCGGGTGGTCCCCGGTCGACGCTCCGCGCGAGCGCGAGCACGACCTCACGCTGCTGGAGCTGCGGCTCGTGCTCGAACGCGCCTTCGAGGCGCAGCTCGCCCGCGTCGCCCCGCTGCCCGAGGATCCGCCGACCACCCCCCAGGCGCTGCGTCCGTGGCTGGTGGAGCTCGCGCTCGAGCGCGACCTGTTCCCCGGACCGAGCATGGGCGCCTACTATCGCGAGCACGCGACGCTCGACCAGCTGCGGGAGGTCGTCGCGCAGCGCTCCCTGTTCTTCCTCAAGGAGCCGGATCCGTGGTCGCAGGTCATCCCGACGTTGCGCGGCCCCGCGAAGGCCGGACTGCTCGACCTCCTGCTCGACGAGTACGGCTGGGGCCGTCACGACCAGATGCACTCCACCGTGTACGCGCGGATGATGGAGCGGCTGGGCCTCGAGACCACCTACGACCACTACCTCCCGCGGACGGCGTGGCCGTTCCTCGCGGGCCTGAACTACCAGGCGATGATCGGCCGGCACCGGCGGCTGTGCCGGCGCATGTACGGCTACGTCCTGCTGGTCGAGGCGGACTCGCCCGGGTCGATGCGCAACTACCTCGCCGCCTACGCCCGCGCCGGGGTCACCGACCCCGAGATCCTCCGCTTCTACGAGCTGCACGTCGACGCCGACGAGGGCCACGCCGACGTCGCGCTCAACGAGATCGTGCTGCCGGTCGTGCGCGACGAGCCCGCGGCCGCGCCGGAGATCGCGCGCGGCGTCGTCGAGGGCCGCTACCTGCACGGCCTCGTCTCCGCCCACCTGCACGCCTGCTTCACCGCCGGGCGCAGCTCCCTGGTGGGGGAGGACGCATGA